A window from Cryptomeria japonica chromosome 1, Sugi_1.0, whole genome shotgun sequence encodes these proteins:
- the LOC131070910 gene encoding uncharacterized protein LOC131070910 has protein sequence MFRVSVQFKCFLPMALTSNPPEESVKISFGVYKPTDGHDIDDAVAHLRSLISLAERAADLKAIILKSVNGSWVAVFCVSSVSQTRTVDDEVIRVVDWGSFQKITEEQKANFNKGKLSVGDIVSVRRIYTDLNNQELIAYSCLAVLKSFFAQIEGLNSSAFYKSKDGKLIMGLGIWDSAEFASALLDSPNGSPGEAYWKDLGATNLKFEICQVVYISKENSPLPQTLDSTDQQIRTV, from the exons ATGTTTAGGGTTTCAGTACAATTCAAGTGTTTCCTTCCGATGGCGCTCACTTCCAATCCTCCCGAAGAAAGCGTAAAGATCTCCTTCGGCGTATATAAGCCCACCGACGGCCATGACATTGACGACGCAGTCGCTCATTTGAGGTCTCTCATTTCCCTCGCCGAGCGGGCGGCGGATCTCAAAGCGATCATTTTGAAGAGCGTTAATGGCTCCTGG GTCGCAGTTTTCTGTGTCTCGAGCGTGAGCCAGACTCGAACCGTAGACGATGAAGTAATCCGCGTTGTGGACTGGGGTTCGTTCCAGAAGATCACGGAGGAGCAGAAAGCGAATTTTAACAAGGGGAAGCTGTCGGTGGGGGACATTGTTAGCGTGAGGAGAATTTATACGGATTTAAATAACCAGGAGCTGATTGCTTACAGCTGCCTGGCGGTGCTCAAATCCTTCTTTGCGCAGATAGAGGGGCTTAATTCTAGTGCCTTTTACAAATCCAAAGACGGCAAGTTAATAATGGGGCTGGGCATATGGGACAGCGCCGAGTTCGCCTCTGCGCTCTTGGATTCGCCCAATGGCAGCCCCGGGGAGGCCTACTGGAAGGACCTCGGTGCTACAAATCTCAAGTTCGAAATTTGTCAGGTTGTTTACATCAGCAAGGAAAATTCTCCCTTGCCCCAAACCCTCGATTCCACCGACCAACAGATCAGGACAGTCTAG